From the genome of Gammaproteobacteria bacterium, one region includes:
- a CDS encoding ABC transporter ATP-binding protein, which translates to MTIEPLVQIKNVSRYYGTQLAVNNVSFDVLRGEVLGFLGPNGAGKSTTMQMLAGNLAPSTGEILINGVDILDNPKLAKLGMGYLPEQPPLYKELKVDEYLTFCAKLNRIASKDVAAAVSKAKQRCGLEQVGHRLIGNLSKGYQQRVGIAQAIIHSPAVVILDEPTVGLDPIQIREIRHLIRELGKDHSVILSTHILPEVQATCDRVLIINQGELIFSDTAAGLQQRMQSSSLLIKLQRPPALEKLQALPEITQVDALGEQQFRLSHLPEHSPAEALVETSVRENWGLVELIPERLSLEQIFVNLTTVETHLEPAS; encoded by the coding sequence ATGACAATCGAACCCTTGGTACAAATTAAAAATGTGTCGCGCTATTACGGCACTCAGCTGGCAGTGAACAATGTCAGCTTTGACGTATTGCGCGGTGAAGTATTGGGTTTCCTCGGCCCCAACGGTGCCGGCAAATCCACCACCATGCAGATGCTTGCTGGCAATCTGGCACCCAGTACGGGTGAAATCCTGATTAACGGCGTGGACATTCTGGACAACCCCAAACTGGCCAAACTGGGCATGGGCTATCTTCCGGAACAGCCACCGCTGTACAAGGAATTAAAAGTCGATGAGTACCTGACGTTCTGCGCCAAACTCAATCGCATCGCCAGCAAGGACGTTGCTGCAGCCGTCAGCAAAGCCAAACAGCGCTGCGGGCTGGAACAGGTTGGCCATCGCCTGATTGGTAACTTGTCCAAAGGCTATCAGCAGCGCGTCGGCATTGCCCAGGCCATTATTCACAGCCCGGCGGTGGTCATTCTCGACGAACCCACGGTCGGCCTTGATCCCATTCAGATTCGCGAAATTCGTCACCTCATTCGCGAACTGGGCAAAGACCACAGCGTGATTTTGTCCACCCACATCCTGCCCGAAGTTCAGGCCACGTGCGATCGCGTGCTGATCATCAACCAGGGTGAATTGATTTTCAGCGACACCGCCGCCGGCCTGCAGCAGCGCATGCAAAGCAGCAGCTTGCTCATCAAACTGCAGCGACCACCTGCCTTGGAAAAACTACAGGCACTGCCAGAAATCACCCAGGTCGATGCCTTGGGCGAACAGCAGTTCCGCCTCAGCCACCTGCCGGAACATTCACCCGCCGAAGCGCTGGTGGAAACCTCGGTGCGCGAAAACTGGGGACTGGTTGAGCTGATTCCCGAACGTTTGTCGCTGGAACAGATTTTCGTCAACCTGACCACTGTTGAAACACATTTGGAGCCTGCGTCATGA
- a CDS encoding hydantoinase/oxoprolinase family protein, whose protein sequence is MLLGIDTGGTFTDFVLLDQDGLRVHKVLSTPQAPEHAILQGIAELGLDLNDLQIVHGSTVATNAVLERKGVRTAYLTNLGLEDVLSIGRQARAELYQLQSRETSPPVLAELCLGVRGRLSAQGEWLDQPDEAELQALREQLRALNPQAVAINLLFSFLDNRVEQQLRQWMPEGVFVCLSSDILPEYKEYERGISTWLNAYVGPLVQGYLQRLQSAVSPAPLTVMQSSGGTMTADHAGRRAVHMLLSGPAGGLQAASYMGRLAGCERLLTFDMGGTSTDVALLDGEVRLTSEGQIAGYPVAVPMVDMHTIGAGGGSIAYIDEGGMLQVGPESAGALPGPVCYGRGGTRPTVTDANLVLGRLQPEAFSSGGMVLDVAAARASMAPLAAQLGLSIEQLAQGIVQIANEHMAQALRVISVQRGVDPSAFQLMCFGGAGGVHVCALADALGMRQAIVPMHAGVLSALGMLVAPRSRQLSRTVGGLLRDASAEGLQQVIETLAEQGEAELVAEGVTPCQMQGQISLDLRYRGQSYTLNVPWQDLATSEQAFHQAHLQRYGYQLEHDIELVNVRLRMSGPMPSLALPRHLSTPASAANWPMDGWPEAKIIARQSVSADDWLSGPLLITEPIATTLVAPGWKCQVDQWGNLRLSR, encoded by the coding sequence ATGCTGCTGGGCATTGATACCGGCGGTACCTTTACCGATTTTGTGCTGCTGGACCAGGATGGATTGCGGGTGCATAAGGTCTTGTCCACGCCGCAGGCACCCGAGCATGCGATTTTGCAGGGCATAGCCGAGCTGGGGCTGGATTTGAATGATCTGCAAATTGTCCATGGCTCAACGGTGGCGACCAATGCGGTTTTAGAGCGCAAGGGCGTGCGCACCGCCTATCTGACTAATCTGGGTTTGGAAGATGTGCTCAGCATTGGTCGTCAGGCCCGCGCCGAGCTCTACCAGCTTCAGTCCCGGGAGACTTCGCCACCAGTTCTGGCCGAATTGTGCCTGGGTGTGCGTGGTCGCCTGTCGGCTCAGGGTGAGTGGCTGGATCAGCCGGACGAGGCAGAGCTGCAGGCGCTGCGCGAACAGTTGCGGGCGCTTAATCCTCAGGCAGTGGCGATCAATTTGTTGTTCTCTTTTTTGGACAATCGCGTCGAGCAGCAGTTGCGGCAATGGATGCCCGAGGGCGTGTTCGTTTGCCTGTCATCGGATATTTTGCCGGAATACAAAGAATACGAGCGCGGTATCAGCACCTGGCTGAATGCCTACGTCGGGCCGCTGGTGCAGGGCTATTTGCAGCGTTTGCAGTCGGCGGTGTCACCTGCGCCACTGACGGTGATGCAAAGTTCCGGAGGCACTATGACGGCGGATCATGCCGGCCGGCGTGCGGTGCACATGTTGTTGTCGGGACCTGCCGGTGGTTTGCAGGCGGCGAGTTACATGGGCCGACTGGCGGGATGCGAGCGACTGCTTACTTTTGACATGGGCGGTACGTCGACAGATGTTGCTCTGCTGGATGGTGAGGTTCGCCTGACCAGTGAAGGGCAGATTGCAGGCTACCCGGTGGCGGTGCCCATGGTGGACATGCATACCATCGGTGCCGGCGGTGGTTCCATTGCCTACATTGACGAAGGCGGGATGTTACAAGTGGGGCCGGAATCCGCCGGTGCCCTGCCGGGGCCGGTTTGTTATGGCCGTGGCGGCACAAGGCCGACGGTGACCGATGCCAATCTGGTGTTGGGGCGGTTGCAGCCCGAGGCATTTTCCTCCGGCGGGATGGTGCTGGATGTGGCCGCTGCGCGGGCATCCATGGCGCCGCTGGCAGCGCAGCTGGGTTTAAGCATTGAGCAGTTGGCGCAAGGAATTGTACAGATTGCCAACGAGCACATGGCGCAGGCGCTGCGGGTGATTTCGGTGCAGCGTGGCGTTGATCCCAGCGCGTTTCAGTTGATGTGTTTTGGCGGGGCTGGCGGCGTACATGTGTGCGCGCTGGCCGATGCCCTGGGGATGCGTCAGGCTATCGTGCCCATGCATGCAGGGGTATTATCGGCGCTGGGAATGCTGGTGGCTCCGCGTTCTCGGCAGTTGTCGCGAACGGTGGGTGGCTTGCTGCGGGACGCCTCGGCGGAGGGGCTGCAGCAGGTGATAGAAACCCTGGCCGAGCAGGGTGAGGCGGAGCTGGTTGCCGAGGGCGTGACGCCTTGCCAGATGCAGGGACAGATCTCGCTGGACTTGCGTTATCGCGGACAATCTTACACCCTGAACGTCCCTTGGCAGGATTTGGCGACGAGTGAGCAGGCGTTTCATCAGGCCCATCTGCAGCGCTATGGATACCAGTTGGAGCATGACATTGAGCTGGTGAATGTCAGGCTGCGGATGAGCGGTCCCATGCCGTCGTTGGCTCTGCCCCGGCACTTGTCGACACCTGCATCGGCGGCCAACTGGCCGATGGATGGTTGGCCTGAGGCAAAAATCATTGCCAGACAATCGGTTAGTGCTGACGACTGGCTGTCTGGGCCGTTGCTGATTACCGAGCCGATAGCGACAACCCTGGTGGCTCCCGGCTGGAAATGCCAAGTCGATCAATGGGGAAATTTGCGGCTAAGCCGATAA
- the nhaA gene encoding Na+/H+ antiporter NhaA, producing the protein MSTDNKDFSLPTPENSALEKVFHKVMTPIEEFIHHESVSGLLLMACTVLALVVANTALAPLYQNILHAPVGIGFGSWQLEKSLHHWINDGLMAIFFFLVGLEIKREVMVGELSDARAAALPIFAAIGGMVVPALIYLSLSAGGNTVDGWGIPMATDIAFAVGIMTLLGSRVPKSMLTFLIALAIVDDLGAVIVIAMFYTENLDLTYLMMAFAIFGLLVLLNQGGVRSYLPYVIFGILMWFFMLKSGVHATIAGVLTALTIPALPKFSPTEFSRLAQQSILRFDAHTIPNQNIMNNENQNAVLRSLSNGITLVTSPLQRMERSLHMPVAFLIIPIFALANAGIPISVDSMGEALTSPVSLGVMAGLVLGKLLGIAGATWLAIKLGIGVLPEGANFKHVIGVGLLGGVGFTMSIFIAELAFSNSPEHLLMAKTGILIGSIVAGVAGYLWLYKVGSPRPAKA; encoded by the coding sequence ATGTCTACAGATAATAAGGATTTTTCGCTGCCCACCCCGGAAAACAGCGCCTTAGAAAAAGTCTTTCACAAAGTAATGACGCCTATCGAAGAGTTCATTCATCACGAAAGTGTGAGTGGCCTTCTGCTTATGGCCTGCACCGTTTTGGCATTGGTTGTTGCCAACACCGCCCTGGCCCCGCTGTACCAAAACATTTTGCACGCCCCCGTGGGCATTGGATTTGGCAGCTGGCAACTGGAAAAGTCATTACACCACTGGATCAACGATGGTTTGATGGCGATTTTCTTCTTCCTGGTGGGACTGGAAATCAAACGTGAAGTCATGGTCGGCGAGCTCTCTGATGCTCGCGCTGCCGCGCTACCCATTTTTGCAGCCATTGGCGGCATGGTGGTTCCTGCGTTGATTTATCTTAGCCTGAGCGCCGGTGGCAATACCGTGGATGGCTGGGGCATTCCCATGGCCACCGACATCGCCTTTGCGGTAGGCATCATGACCTTGCTGGGAAGTCGCGTTCCCAAATCCATGCTGACATTCTTGATTGCGCTCGCCATTGTCGATGACCTTGGCGCAGTTATCGTTATCGCCATGTTCTATACCGAAAACCTTGACCTGACCTATTTGATGATGGCGTTCGCCATCTTCGGCCTGCTGGTTTTGCTCAATCAGGGAGGTGTTCGCAGCTATCTTCCCTATGTGATTTTTGGCATTTTAATGTGGTTTTTCATGCTCAAATCCGGCGTGCATGCAACTATTGCCGGGGTACTCACCGCGCTGACCATTCCCGCGCTCCCCAAGTTTTCGCCGACCGAATTCAGCCGCCTGGCCCAGCAATCGATTCTGCGTTTTGATGCCCATACGATTCCCAATCAAAACATTATGAATAACGAAAACCAGAACGCGGTGCTGCGCTCGCTCAGCAACGGCATTACGCTGGTCACCTCGCCTCTGCAACGAATGGAACGCTCACTGCACATGCCGGTGGCGTTTCTGATTATCCCCATTTTTGCACTGGCCAACGCCGGCATTCCCATCAGCGTTGACAGCATGGGCGAAGCCCTGACATCCCCCGTATCACTGGGAGTCATGGCGGGTCTGGTGCTGGGCAAATTGCTTGGCATTGCCGGCGCCACCTGGCTGGCGATAAAACTCGGTATCGGCGTGCTGCCAGAAGGTGCCAATTTCAAGCACGTCATTGGCGTGGGCCTGCTCGGCGGCGTCGGTTTTACCATGTCGATTTTCATCGCCGAACTGGCGTTCTCGAATTCGCCAGAACATCTGTTGATGGCCAAAACCGGCATCCTGATTGGCTCCATTGTGGCCGGCGTGGCTGGCTATCTGTGGCTGTACAAAGTGGGCAGCCCTCGCCCGGCCAAAGCCTGA
- the nhaD gene encoding sodium:proton antiporter NhaD: MKPLSLFLATLAALTPINALASGGGETLDLTATTYGIIALIVFSLAYALVIGEEFLHLRKSKPVIIAAGIIWILIGIAYANAGDTHTAGEALRHNLMEYGELLLFLLAAMTFINTLDERNMFAALRAWLISSGYSLRTIFWLTGLLAFFISPVADNLTTALLMAAVAIAVGAGNAVFITVACINIVVAANAGGAFSPFGDITTLMVWQKGVLRFEEFFALFIPSLVNWFVPALIMSFAVTKDKPQAIGEKVDVKYGGFVVLALFFATIALAVSCHNYLHLPPVLGMMTGLGLLKLYGYQMKRVDRQNFRPAGPELLGLDDNGSALLEKHYKLRQKPFDIFVSIKRAEWDTLMFFYGVILCVGGLGTIGYLAMLSEAIYVDLGPTWANILIGLLSAVVDNIPVMFAVLTMNPTMSDGQWLLVTLTAGVGGSLLSIGSAAGVALMGQARGIYTFFAHLKWSWAVALGYAASIWVHFLLNADLM, encoded by the coding sequence ATGAAACCACTCAGCCTGTTTCTGGCAACATTGGCCGCGCTGACACCAATCAATGCACTCGCCTCTGGCGGCGGTGAAACACTCGATCTCACCGCAACCACGTACGGTATCATTGCGCTGATCGTCTTTTCACTGGCGTATGCGCTGGTCATTGGCGAAGAGTTTTTACATTTGCGCAAATCCAAACCGGTCATTATTGCCGCCGGTATTATCTGGATTTTGATCGGCATCGCCTATGCCAATGCCGGTGACACCCATACCGCCGGTGAGGCATTGCGCCACAATCTGATGGAATACGGTGAACTGCTGCTGTTCCTGTTAGCCGCCATGACCTTCATCAACACCCTGGATGAACGCAACATGTTCGCCGCCCTGCGCGCCTGGCTGATTTCGTCGGGTTATTCACTGCGCACGATTTTTTGGCTGACCGGCTTGCTGGCATTTTTTATTTCCCCGGTTGCCGACAATTTAACCACCGCTCTACTGATGGCTGCGGTTGCCATTGCGGTGGGGGCAGGCAACGCCGTGTTTATTACCGTCGCCTGTATCAACATCGTGGTGGCAGCCAATGCCGGCGGCGCCTTCAGCCCGTTTGGCGACATCACCACGCTGATGGTATGGCAAAAAGGTGTACTGCGTTTTGAGGAGTTTTTTGCGCTGTTCATCCCGTCGCTGGTGAACTGGTTTGTACCGGCGCTGATCATGTCGTTTGCCGTGACCAAGGACAAACCGCAAGCCATCGGTGAAAAAGTTGATGTCAAATACGGTGGCTTCGTCGTGCTGGCACTGTTTTTTGCCACCATTGCCCTGGCGGTTAGTTGCCACAACTACCTGCATCTACCGCCCGTATTGGGCATGATGACCGGCCTGGGCTTGCTCAAACTGTATGGCTACCAGATGAAGCGTGTTGATCGACAAAACTTCCGTCCCGCCGGCCCGGAATTGCTGGGTCTGGATGATAACGGTTCGGCACTCCTGGAAAAACACTACAAACTGCGGCAAAAACCGTTTGATATTTTTGTCAGTATCAAACGCGCCGAATGGGACACGCTGATGTTTTTCTATGGTGTGATTCTGTGCGTGGGCGGTTTGGGCACCATCGGCTATCTGGCGATGCTGTCCGAAGCCATCTACGTGGACTTGGGCCCGACCTGGGCCAATATTCTGATCGGTCTGCTATCAGCCGTCGTTGATAACATTCCGGTAATGTTCGCGGTATTAACCATGAATCCAACCATGTCTGACGGCCAGTGGCTACTGGTAACGCTAACTGCAGGTGTGGGTGGTTCGTTGCTGTCGATTGGTTCAGCCGCTGGCGTGGCACTGATGGGCCAGGCGCGCGGCATTTACACCTTCTTCGCCCACCTCAAATGGAGCTGGGCGGTTGCGCTGGGTTATGCCGCCAGCATCTGGGTTCACTTCCTGCTGAACGCGGATTTGATGTAA
- a CDS encoding NAD-dependent epimerase/dehydratase family protein: protein MKILITGASSHLARALLPSLCADPEISAITGVDLQPTTLNHPKYQHHQFDIRSEKLDELMPNQQAVIHMAFVVIPGWLKHRRHHRELIRELNVSASRHVFERCIAHRIPALIHLSSAVVYGAWADNPAIMDERQPLRAMTGFAYAEDKVAVEKILDELESVPHAPRIVRLRPHVILGSHAQPLLRNLLRQPCYPRLPDPQPLTQCVWEEDVCQAICLALKNSAHGAFNLAADPPLSFKSMIQYRHRYNFALSLAPLIRLHRLLWKFTGSAGEPGWVEGLQHALAIDSRRAREQLGWQPQKNSYQCLDSFR from the coding sequence ATGAAAATTTTAATCACTGGCGCGTCATCCCATCTCGCCAGAGCATTACTGCCCAGCCTATGTGCCGATCCCGAAATCAGCGCAATCACCGGCGTTGATTTACAGCCAACCACGCTGAATCATCCAAAATATCAACATCATCAATTTGATATCCGTTCGGAAAAACTGGATGAATTAATGCCGAACCAGCAAGCGGTGATTCACATGGCATTTGTCGTCATCCCTGGCTGGCTCAAACATCGTCGCCATCATCGCGAATTGATTCGTGAGCTGAACGTCAGCGCCAGCCGCCATGTGTTTGAGCGCTGCATTGCCCATCGCATTCCCGCGCTGATTCATCTCTCCAGTGCGGTGGTGTACGGTGCCTGGGCTGACAATCCAGCCATCATGGACGAACGCCAGCCGCTACGCGCCATGACTGGCTTTGCCTACGCCGAAGACAAAGTCGCCGTGGAAAAAATTCTTGATGAATTGGAATCAGTGCCTCACGCGCCACGCATTGTACGCCTGCGACCGCATGTTATTTTGGGCTCACATGCTCAACCGCTGCTGCGCAATTTATTACGTCAGCCCTGCTACCCGCGCCTGCCAGATCCACAGCCGCTCACTCAATGCGTATGGGAAGAAGATGTCTGCCAGGCAATTTGTCTGGCATTAAAAAACAGTGCTCACGGTGCATTTAATCTCGCCGCCGATCCACCACTCTCGTTCAAATCCATGATTCAATACCGGCATCGATACAACTTCGCGCTGTCACTCGCGCCATTGATACGCCTGCATCGATTGTTATGGAAATTTACCGGCAGCGCTGGCGAACCTGGCTGGGTTGAGGGATTGCAGCACGCTCTGGCCATCGACAGCCGCCGTGCCCGCGAACAACTGGGATGGCAACCGCAAAAAAACAGCTACCAATGCCTGGATTCGTTTAGATAA
- a CDS encoding ATP-binding protein: protein MKKGLLGSFWLEAVVLIFAALVLLLINEAYGNFATIVQLNSELSEYQHRLRADVMSVHILVHEKPESEDLRQDWETQLTGLFGRMNTNHHQMEEILHSVGLSFDDELHESMDENLENLYEYGRLMISVEGNKFLQTEHEFDGAYESTMALMAAHQQEVKQAISIARAEYREQFEQLMITVLLLFVVMLGLLGWYQYRTARLHNRLQEQIRASWAITDNLVDGVITLDARGIIRAANSAVTHVLGYTVDELIGKSIETLMPPEHVGKHDAYVEKFLTTGVRKVIGVGRQTRARHKDGRLVSIYLGVSEYWLDGKHWFVGVLRDVTRELEHERDLLQAKERAEAGNRAKSEFLTAITHEVRTPLNGIIGPLSLLKSDCLEGQKEFVDLAYQSANDLLKLLDSVLAFNRMDSEHVVLQSMDIDLAQFSKDILREFQITADKKQLALHLELQSSLPSAVRLDVLRVREVVDHLLENAVKFTEKGSVTLSVSYKNSPLSSSVVFAVCDTGEGIAQENHELIFQAFKQVDGSITRRHGGLGLGLAICRRLTHLMNGSLTVQSEPGKGSCFYFELPVELVG from the coding sequence ATGAAAAAAGGACTGCTGGGATCCTTTTGGCTGGAAGCTGTCGTTCTGATATTTGCCGCTTTGGTGTTGCTGCTAATCAACGAAGCCTATGGCAATTTTGCCACGATTGTGCAGCTCAATAGCGAGCTGAGCGAATATCAGCATCGTCTGCGTGCGGACGTGATGAGTGTTCACATTTTGGTTCACGAAAAACCCGAATCGGAAGATCTGCGTCAGGATTGGGAAACCCAACTGACGGGCCTGTTTGGTCGTATGAATACCAATCATCATCAAATGGAGGAAATATTGCACTCCGTGGGATTGTCATTTGATGATGAGTTGCATGAGTCAATGGATGAAAATCTGGAAAATTTGTACGAATACGGCAGGCTCATGATCAGTGTCGAGGGCAATAAATTTCTCCAGACAGAGCATGAATTTGACGGTGCGTACGAATCGACAATGGCGCTCATGGCGGCACACCAGCAGGAGGTTAAGCAGGCCATCAGTATTGCAAGAGCTGAGTATCGTGAGCAATTCGAGCAATTGATGATTACGGTGCTGCTGCTGTTTGTGGTCATGCTTGGCTTGTTGGGATGGTATCAGTATCGCACCGCGCGCCTGCACAATCGGCTGCAGGAACAGATTCGCGCCAGTTGGGCAATTACCGACAACTTGGTTGATGGGGTAATTACGCTGGATGCTAGAGGCATAATCCGAGCTGCCAATTCGGCAGTAACACATGTTTTGGGTTATACGGTGGATGAGTTGATTGGTAAGTCAATAGAGACTTTGATGCCGCCTGAGCATGTGGGAAAGCATGATGCCTACGTTGAAAAATTCTTAACGACCGGTGTTAGAAAAGTGATTGGTGTTGGGCGTCAAACAAGAGCCAGACACAAAGATGGTCGTTTGGTGTCAATCTATCTGGGTGTCAGTGAATATTGGCTCGATGGCAAGCACTGGTTTGTTGGTGTGTTGCGGGATGTTACTCGCGAGCTTGAACATGAGCGCGATTTACTGCAGGCCAAAGAGCGAGCAGAAGCGGGAAATCGCGCAAAAAGTGAATTTCTAACGGCAATTACCCATGAGGTGCGCACGCCGTTGAATGGTATTATTGGGCCGCTGAGTTTGCTGAAGAGCGATTGTCTGGAGGGGCAAAAAGAGTTTGTGGATCTTGCATATCAGTCGGCCAATGATTTGTTAAAACTGCTGGACTCGGTATTGGCGTTCAATCGTATGGATTCGGAGCATGTGGTGTTGCAGTCCATGGATATCGATTTGGCGCAATTTTCCAAGGATATCTTGAGAGAGTTTCAAATTACGGCAGATAAAAAACAGTTGGCCCTGCATTTGGAATTGCAATCATCGTTGCCATCGGCGGTGAGACTGGATGTGTTGCGTGTGCGTGAAGTGGTAGATCATCTGCTGGAGAATGCAGTGAAATTTACCGAAAAAGGCAGCGTCACTTTAAGTGTAAGTTACAAAAACAGCCCGTTGTCATCAAGTGTAGTATTTGCAGTTTGTGATACAGGTGAAGGGATTGCGCAAGAAAACCACGAGCTTATTTTTCAGGCATTCAAGCAGGTTGATGGCAGTATTACTCGTCGTCATGGTGGCTTGGGCTTGGGACTGGCGATATGTCGCCGATTGACGCATTTGATGAACGGTTCACTGACCGTGCAGTCCGAGCCTGGCAAGGGGAGTTGTTTCTATTTTGAATTGCCGGTCGAGCTTGTTGGCTGA
- a CDS encoding diguanylate cyclase, with the protein MKNESLQNYCEKLGITEVHRQERLALLELGPADEALSRYLRDHVILPHVDGMVEQTYRILHSNPQFERIIAKGYDLGKLKVTLREYFLSLGQEYASQEYFESRLRIGMVHIWVGVGLALYQCTYRIMQQLLINAIPANTPARDALIAYILKITTLDMSLAIEAYHGAQVSGLLESLTVQKQLNEDLEDRVSHDSLTGVLSRASFMEHLRLAILALNETPKPFCLAMIDFDHFKDVNDQFGHVSGDKVLAEVPKRIASALRSHDVIGRYGGEEFVVLLSGMELNKAAEVAERLRQRVINNPVHTYEGREIPVSISIGVVQARAGEAVEELLEFADRALYRAKENGRNRVEVYHAAGH; encoded by the coding sequence ATGAAGAATGAATCGCTGCAGAATTATTGTGAAAAACTAGGGATCACCGAAGTGCATCGTCAGGAGCGGCTTGCTCTGCTGGAGTTGGGACCTGCCGACGAAGCGCTGAGTCGCTACCTGCGAGACCACGTCATTCTGCCACATGTTGATGGCATGGTGGAACAGACCTATCGAATTTTGCATTCAAACCCGCAGTTTGAACGGATTATTGCCAAAGGCTATGACCTGGGAAAATTAAAGGTCACTTTGCGCGAATATTTCCTGAGTCTGGGGCAGGAATACGCCAGCCAGGAATATTTTGAATCACGCCTGCGTATCGGCATGGTCCACATCTGGGTGGGGGTGGGCTTGGCTTTGTATCAGTGCACCTACCGCATCATGCAGCAGCTGCTGATTAATGCGATTCCGGCGAACACGCCGGCACGCGACGCGCTGATTGCGTATATCCTCAAGATTACGACTCTGGACATGTCGCTGGCGATTGAGGCCTATCACGGTGCTCAGGTGAGCGGTTTGCTCGAGTCGCTGACGGTGCAAAAACAGTTGAACGAAGATCTGGAAGATCGCGTCAGTCATGACAGTTTGACCGGCGTGCTCAGTCGCGCCAGCTTTATGGAGCATTTGCGGCTGGCGATTTTGGCGCTGAATGAAACCCCCAAGCCGTTTTGTTTGGCGATGATCGACTTTGATCACTTCAAGGACGTGAATGATCAATTCGGCCACGTGAGCGGTGACAAGGTGTTGGCAGAGGTGCCCAAGCGTATCGCCAGCGCCTTGCGTTCTCATGATGTGATTGGGCGCTACGGCGGCGAAGAGTTTGTGGTGTTGCTCAGTGGCATGGAGTTGAACAAGGCGGCGGAGGTTGCCGAACGTTTGCGCCAGCGGGTGATCAACAACCCGGTGCACACCTACGAAGGCAGGGAAATCCCGGTGTCGATCAGCATTGGCGTGGTCCAGGCGCGCGCGGGCGAAGCTGTGGAGGAGTTGTTGGAGTTCGCCGATCGCGCACTGTACCGCGCCAAGGAAAATGGCCGCAATCGGGTCGAAGTGTACCATGCTGCTGGGCATTGA
- a CDS encoding sulfite exporter TauE/SafE family protein, with the protein MIWGLLLLAGLLAGTVAGLLGVGGGLITVPIMVWLLPQLGVPAEQVMHVAVATALAIIIPTAIVSARSHHQRGAVDWSLFARFTPGLLLGGLLAAAIASLLPRFWMQFLFGTFLLLVALSMLLGEPRLAGRALISRLEQFIVATLIASWAALVGTGGGTLTVPYLYWRGVALRTAVGTSAACGLPIALAGMLGFVWIGLGETADEAFFGYVQWQVAGLMMLGSVLAAPWGAKLAHQLPVPVLKKILGGVMLLVAGRLLWGLQTL; encoded by the coding sequence ATGATCTGGGGGCTGTTGCTGCTCGCCGGGCTGCTTGCCGGTACCGTGGCGGGGTTGTTGGGTGTGGGGGGCGGCTTGATCACCGTGCCCATCATGGTCTGGCTGTTGCCGCAGCTGGGCGTTCCTGCTGAACAAGTCATGCACGTTGCCGTGGCCACGGCGCTGGCGATTATCATTCCCACGGCTATCGTTTCTGCACGCTCCCATCACCAGCGCGGCGCGGTGGACTGGTCCCTGTTTGCGCGTTTTACCCCTGGGTTGTTGCTGGGCGGCCTGTTGGCGGCTGCCATTGCTTCGCTGTTGCCGCGCTTCTGGATGCAGTTTCTGTTTGGCACCTTTCTGTTGCTGGTGGCGTTAAGCATGCTGCTGGGCGAGCCGCGCTTGGCCGGGCGTGCGCTGATTTCCAGACTGGAGCAGTTCATCGTCGCCACCCTGATCGCCAGCTGGGCGGCGCTGGTGGGTACCGGCGGCGGTACGCTCACGGTGCCGTATCTCTACTGGCGTGGGGTGGCGTTGCGCACGGCGGTGGGTACGTCTGCTGCCTGCGGCTTGCCCATTGCGCTGGCGGGTATGCTGGGGTTTGTCTGGATTGGTCTGGGTGAAACAGCGGACGAGGCGTTTTTTGGCTATGTGCAGTGGCAGGTGGCTGGGCTGATGATGTTGGGCTCAGTGCTGGCGGCGCCCTGGGGGGCCAAGCTGGCGCACCAGTTACCGGTGCCGGTGCTGAAAAAAATCCTCGGTGGGGTGATGTTGCTGGTGGCAGGTCGGCTGCTGTGGGGACTGCAAACGCTGTAA